The following are encoded in a window of Streptomyces sp. SAT1 genomic DNA:
- a CDS encoding TetR/AcrR family transcriptional regulator, which produces MPKVPSSQLVLDAAYRCFCRNGYRRTTVSDIVEEAQMSRPTVYKYVGSKEEAIVKAVQSLLEKAGAASRAAAEAADTPEEMVLAVLTVKLEVAIRLWQDSPAHAHELLLAATAQAPDLITTYTDGLAELLTSALAQAVPDTARQAAAVLLTFTRGLEDDLRDPDAVRDELVTGVQMITRGALARSASTPA; this is translated from the coding sequence ATGCCCAAGGTTCCCTCCTCCCAGCTCGTCCTTGACGCCGCCTACCGCTGCTTCTGCCGCAACGGCTACCGCCGCACCACGGTCTCCGACATCGTCGAAGAGGCGCAGATGTCACGGCCGACGGTCTACAAGTACGTCGGGAGCAAGGAAGAGGCGATAGTCAAGGCCGTCCAGTCCCTGCTGGAGAAGGCGGGCGCAGCTTCACGGGCGGCGGCGGAGGCCGCGGACACGCCTGAGGAGATGGTCCTCGCCGTGCTCACGGTGAAGCTGGAGGTTGCCATCAGGCTCTGGCAGGACAGCCCCGCCCACGCCCACGAGCTGCTCCTCGCGGCCACCGCCCAGGCACCTGACCTGATCACCACCTACACCGACGGCCTGGCCGAGCTGCTCACCTCGGCCCTGGCACAGGCCGTCCCGGACACCGCACGGCAGGCAGCCGCCGTCCTGCTCACCTTCACCCGCGGCCTGGAGGACGACCTGCGCGACCCCGACGCCGTACGCGACGAACTCGTCACCGGCGTGCAGATGATCACCCGCGGGGCGCTCGCCCGCTCCGCTTCCACCCCCGCCTGA
- a CDS encoding alpha/beta hydrolase translates to MSSAPAPTYYRDQQAWRDLQRFLPERLRLTDATAPEEEFWEWRGHRVHLDRYRDPHARAKVVLHHGVGTNGRQMSLILGAPLAERGFETVALDNLGYGLTQVRPGSTPSYDDWVDLVVDFLAFEQSRDDRPMVLYGLSAGGMLTYHVAAKAPRGTLRGIVGMTFLDQRDQRVRDETAHDKLTARAGLPLMGVLAKTPAASAKYPMSLASKMSALANDPDALKVLMKDRTSAANWVSVRFLDTYGNYTPAVEPRDFDACPVLLTQPAEDRWTPHHLSVPVLSRITKVPVDTVMLEGAGHYPLEDPGLQQMEDAIADFVTRNTA, encoded by the coding sequence ATGAGCAGCGCCCCCGCCCCCACGTACTACCGCGACCAGCAGGCATGGCGCGACCTCCAGCGGTTCCTGCCCGAGCGGCTGCGCCTGACCGACGCGACCGCGCCCGAGGAGGAGTTCTGGGAATGGCGCGGACACCGCGTGCACCTCGACCGCTACCGCGACCCCCACGCGAGGGCCAAGGTCGTCCTCCACCACGGAGTCGGCACCAACGGCCGCCAGATGTCCCTCATCCTCGGTGCCCCGCTCGCCGAGCGGGGGTTCGAGACCGTCGCCTTGGACAACCTCGGCTACGGCCTCACCCAGGTGAGGCCCGGGTCGACCCCCTCCTACGACGACTGGGTCGACCTCGTCGTCGACTTCCTCGCCTTCGAGCAGTCCCGCGACGACCGCCCCATGGTCCTGTACGGGCTGAGTGCCGGCGGCATGCTCACCTACCACGTCGCGGCCAAGGCGCCCCGCGGCACCCTGCGCGGCATCGTCGGCATGACCTTCCTCGACCAGCGCGACCAGCGGGTCCGCGACGAGACCGCCCACGACAAGCTCACCGCCCGTGCCGGCCTCCCCCTCATGGGCGTACTCGCCAAGACCCCGGCCGCCTCCGCCAAGTACCCGATGAGCCTCGCGTCCAAGATGTCCGCGCTCGCCAACGACCCGGACGCCCTGAAGGTCCTGATGAAGGACCGCACCTCGGCCGCCAACTGGGTCAGCGTCCGCTTCCTCGACACCTACGGGAACTACACCCCCGCCGTCGAACCACGGGACTTCGACGCCTGCCCCGTGCTCCTCACCCAGCCCGCCGAGGACCGCTGGACCCCTCACCACCTCAGCGTGCCCGTCCTCTCCCGCATCACCAAGGTCCCCGTCGACACCGTCATGCTCGAAGGCGCCGGCCACTACCCCCTCGAAGACCCCGGCCTCCAGCAGATGGAAGACGCCATCGCGGATTTCGTCACCAGGAACACCGCCTGA
- a CDS encoding dicarboxylate/amino acid:cation symporter has translation MSANTADPQPSKSGFRIPVPFWAQVLIGLVVGLVLGFVARTYDVSWLATTLDKVGGIFIQLLKLAVAPLVFFAIMVSITNLRKVNNAARLAGRTLLWFMLTSLIAVVIGLVIGLVSNPGSGSDLTAADGAKPEHSGSWLDFLTGIIPTDVVTPFTELNVLQIVFMAVVAGIAILKIGSKAQPILTLSESILELLQKALWWVILLAPIGSAGLIGRAIVQYGWDLLGNYATFTVDIYVGCALVLFGVYPLLLATVAKLNPLQFFKGAWPAIQLAFVSRSSVGTMPVTQQSAIRLGVPKDYASFAVPFGATTKMDGCAAIYPAISAIFVAQIFHIDIGIKEYLLIAFVSVIGSAATAGLTGATVMLTLTLSTLGLPMEGVGLLLAIDPILDMMRTATNVAGQALVPVLVSAREKILDHTKYDNASASPVDEVESVYDDPRQVAPAAG, from the coding sequence GTGTCCGCGAACACCGCTGATCCGCAGCCCTCGAAGTCAGGGTTCCGGATACCCGTCCCCTTCTGGGCCCAGGTCCTGATCGGCCTCGTCGTCGGTCTGGTCCTCGGCTTCGTCGCCCGCACCTACGACGTGTCCTGGCTCGCCACCACGCTCGACAAGGTGGGCGGCATCTTCATCCAGCTGCTGAAACTGGCCGTGGCACCGCTGGTCTTCTTCGCGATCATGGTGTCCATCACCAATCTGCGGAAGGTCAACAACGCGGCGCGCCTGGCCGGCCGCACCCTGCTCTGGTTCATGCTCACCTCGCTGATCGCGGTGGTGATCGGGCTGGTCATCGGCCTGGTCTCCAACCCGGGCTCCGGCTCGGACCTGACCGCGGCCGACGGCGCCAAGCCGGAGCACTCCGGCAGCTGGCTCGACTTCCTGACCGGGATCATCCCCACGGACGTCGTCACGCCCTTCACCGAGCTGAACGTCCTCCAGATCGTCTTCATGGCCGTGGTCGCCGGTATCGCGATCCTCAAGATCGGTTCCAAGGCGCAGCCGATCCTCACCCTGTCCGAGTCGATCCTCGAACTGCTCCAGAAGGCCCTGTGGTGGGTGATCCTGCTCGCCCCGATCGGCTCCGCCGGCCTGATCGGCCGCGCGATCGTCCAGTACGGCTGGGACCTGCTGGGCAACTATGCGACCTTCACCGTGGACATCTACGTCGGCTGCGCCCTGGTGCTGTTCGGCGTGTACCCGCTGCTGCTCGCCACCGTCGCCAAGCTGAACCCGCTGCAGTTCTTCAAGGGCGCCTGGCCGGCCATCCAGCTCGCGTTCGTCTCCCGCTCCTCGGTCGGCACCATGCCGGTCACCCAGCAGTCGGCGATCCGCCTCGGCGTCCCGAAGGACTACGCCTCCTTCGCCGTGCCGTTCGGCGCGACGACCAAGATGGACGGCTGCGCGGCGATCTACCCGGCCATCTCCGCGATCTTCGTGGCGCAGATCTTCCACATCGACATCGGCATCAAGGAGTACCTGCTCATCGCCTTCGTCTCGGTGATCGGCTCGGCGGCCACCGCCGGTCTGACCGGAGCGACGGTCATGCTGACGCTCACCCTGTCCACCCTCGGACTGCCGATGGAGGGCGTGGGCCTGCTGCTGGCGATCGACCCGATCCTGGACATGATGCGCACCGCGACCAACGTCGCGGGCCAGGCCCTCGTCCCGGTCCTCGTCTCCGCCCGCGAGAAGATCCTCGACCACACGAAGTACGACAACGCCTCGGCCTCTCCGGTCGACGAGGTGGAGAGCGTCTACGACGACCCCCGGCAGGTGGCCCCCGCGGCGGGCTGA
- a CDS encoding serine hydrolase: MSAGPPYHRPAQLVGEGALLDVAEAVAADWAALGVRGSFLARDIDTGAQLGFDAEVPVPLASVVKVPLALVVLDRIAAGEFDAALPVTVDPATSSVGPTGLAAFRHPATVAVGDLLHLMMSVSDNAGADALLDLVPVADVDARLRAWDCGELRVRHRMNLMYECAAGAAGNDFSLALELAVRDDRSGRYTLRTLDPAHANAGTATALVDLLDRVWRDGISRPPATAELRRLMGAQLFTQRLASELRSDALRVSGKTGTFLHLRHEIGVVEADSGHRVAVAALTRSDRRAALAPDIDLAIGAAARDAFEALRR, from the coding sequence ATGAGCGCGGGTCCCCCGTACCACCGCCCCGCGCAGCTCGTCGGCGAGGGCGCGCTGCTCGATGTCGCGGAGGCCGTCGCGGCCGACTGGGCGGCGCTCGGCGTGCGCGGCTCCTTCCTCGCCCGGGACATCGACACCGGCGCGCAGCTCGGTTTCGACGCCGAGGTGCCCGTGCCGCTGGCCTCGGTCGTCAAGGTCCCGCTCGCCCTGGTGGTGCTGGACCGGATCGCGGCCGGCGAGTTCGACGCCGCGCTCCCGGTGACGGTCGACCCGGCCACCAGCAGTGTGGGTCCCACGGGGCTGGCGGCGTTCCGGCACCCCGCCACCGTGGCCGTCGGCGACCTGCTGCACCTGATGATGTCGGTCAGCGACAACGCCGGTGCGGACGCGCTCCTCGATCTGGTCCCGGTGGCGGACGTCGACGCCCGGCTGCGCGCCTGGGACTGCGGCGAGCTGCGGGTGCGGCACCGGATGAACCTGATGTACGAGTGCGCCGCCGGAGCCGCGGGCAACGACTTCTCCCTCGCCCTGGAGCTGGCCGTCCGCGACGACCGCTCGGGCCGGTACACCCTGCGGACGCTGGACCCGGCGCACGCCAACGCCGGCACCGCCACGGCCCTCGTCGATCTGCTGGACCGCGTGTGGCGGGACGGGATTTCCCGGCCCCCGGCGACGGCGGAGCTGCGCCGGCTGATGGGGGCGCAGCTCTTCACCCAGCGGCTCGCGAGCGAGTTGCGCTCCGACGCGCTGCGGGTGAGCGGCAAGACCGGCACGTTCCTGCATCTGCGGCACGAGATCGGGGTGGTGGAGGCCGACTCCGGGCACCGGGTGGCCGTCGCCGCCCTCACCCGCTCCGACCGGCGGGCCGCGCTGGCCCCGGACATCGACCTCGCCATCGGGGCCGCGGCGCGCGACGCGTTCGAGGCGCTGCGGCGCTGA
- a CDS encoding LysR family transcriptional regulator, with protein MDLLAHLEAYVATVDEASFSRAADRLGIAQPLLSRRIKTLEEHFGGLLFDRSHRQVATTEFGVLLLPYAQDVLERTDRLRRAARSARRSAVRTVGMPVDCGPAALARVIRAGAEHGVALGVRELPPERRESGLADGSLAYALVRVPPENAPLRVPLGLASAPAPDAPDGSGARDGGGLGGLGGPPPPRAAGAVHLEDLRPRRGRGAARGRAPLALLLLAEDQVPFAADRLGRAMARAGLPEGLLRPAGPVATALAETLAGRVRLLCTEPFARLHGVAWAPLHDTSLHRGYAPRASERQPAAARVPHWLVTVLASGAGAAAARPGGGDEDGDADAVARLAAHG; from the coding sequence ATGGATCTGCTCGCGCACCTGGAGGCGTACGTCGCGACCGTCGACGAGGCGAGCTTCTCCCGGGCCGCCGACCGCCTCGGGATCGCCCAGCCCCTCCTCAGCCGCCGCATCAAGACGCTGGAGGAGCACTTCGGCGGGCTCCTCTTCGACCGTTCGCACCGGCAGGTGGCGACCACGGAGTTCGGTGTCCTGCTGCTGCCGTACGCCCAGGACGTGCTGGAGCGGACCGATCGGCTGCGGCGGGCCGCGCGGTCGGCCCGGCGCTCGGCGGTGCGCACCGTCGGGATGCCGGTGGACTGCGGGCCCGCCGCCCTGGCGCGCGTGATCCGCGCGGGCGCCGAGCACGGCGTGGCGCTCGGTGTGCGGGAACTGCCGCCGGAGCGGCGCGAGTCGGGCCTGGCCGACGGATCGCTGGCGTACGCGCTGGTGCGGGTGCCCCCGGAGAACGCGCCGCTGCGGGTGCCGCTGGGCCTGGCCAGCGCGCCCGCGCCGGACGCACCGGACGGATCCGGAGCGCGGGACGGCGGCGGGCTCGGTGGGCTCGGTGGGCCGCCCCCGCCCCGGGCGGCGGGCGCCGTCCATCTGGAGGATCTGCGGCCCCGGCGGGGCCGCGGCGCGGCGCGGGGGCGGGCGCCGCTCGCGCTGCTCCTGCTCGCGGAGGACCAGGTGCCGTTCGCCGCGGACCGGCTCGGCCGCGCCATGGCGCGCGCCGGGCTGCCCGAGGGCCTGCTGCGCCCGGCCGGTCCGGTGGCGACCGCGCTCGCGGAGACCCTGGCCGGGCGGGTGCGGCTGCTGTGCACCGAACCGTTCGCCCGGCTGCACGGCGTCGCCTGGGCGCCGCTGCACGACACCTCGCTGCACCGGGGGTACGCCCCGCGCGCGAGCGAGCGGCAGCCGGCCGCCGCCCGGGTGCCCCACTGGCTGGTGACCGTGCTGGCGTCCGGGGCCGGTGCGGCGGCGGCCCGGCCGGGCGGCGGGGACGAGGACGGGGACGCCGACGCGGTGGCGCGGCTGGCGGCACACGGATGA
- the bla gene encoding class A beta-lactamase, producing MTSDSPLRRRGLLKAGAVLSTAGLAPAVTAARATAAPAAGSAAASGPRRATDALRALEERYSARLGVHARNTRTGQSVAYRAGERFALCSTFKVFAAGAVLRDHASSAPLDKVVRYPDRDILLNSPVTQQHVGSGMTVGELCAAAIRHSDNCAGNLLLRELGGPAGLTAFFRSLGDRVSRLDRWEPDLNSAGPGELRDSTTPQALGASLERLTVGDELSGAAREQLLTWLKGNTTSARRFRAGLPKDWVVGDKTGTGDYASANDIGVAWTTRGTPLVLVVLTSRDAPDAAVDEGLIADAAAVLADTLAPGE from the coding sequence ATGACCAGTGACAGCCCTCTGCGGCGGCGCGGCCTGCTCAAGGCCGGTGCCGTCCTCTCCACCGCCGGGCTCGCCCCCGCCGTGACGGCCGCCCGCGCGACGGCGGCACCCGCTGCCGGATCCGCGGCGGCGTCCGGCCCCCGCCGGGCCACGGACGCGCTGCGCGCGCTGGAGGAGCGCTACTCCGCCCGGCTCGGCGTCCACGCCCGCAACACCCGCACCGGGCAGAGCGTCGCGTACCGGGCGGGGGAGCGGTTCGCCCTGTGCTCGACCTTCAAGGTGTTCGCCGCCGGTGCCGTGCTGCGCGACCACGCGAGCAGTGCGCCGCTGGACAAGGTCGTCCGCTACCCCGACCGGGACATCCTGCTCAACTCACCGGTCACCCAGCAGCACGTCGGCAGCGGCATGACCGTCGGCGAGCTGTGCGCGGCGGCGATCCGCCACAGCGACAACTGCGCCGGGAACCTGCTGCTGCGCGAGCTGGGCGGCCCCGCCGGGCTCACCGCCTTCTTCCGTTCGCTCGGTGACCGGGTGAGCCGGCTCGACCGCTGGGAGCCCGACCTGAACAGCGCGGGCCCCGGCGAGCTGCGCGACAGCACCACCCCGCAGGCGCTCGGCGCGAGCCTGGAGCGGCTTACGGTGGGCGACGAGCTGTCCGGCGCGGCCCGCGAACAGCTCCTGACCTGGCTCAAGGGCAACACCACCAGCGCCAGGCGCTTCCGCGCCGGACTGCCGAAGGACTGGGTCGTCGGCGACAAGACCGGCACCGGGGACTACGCGTCCGCCAACGACATCGGCGTCGCCTGGACCACCCGCGGCACCCCCCTCGTGCTGGTGGTGCTGACGTCGAGGGACGCGCCGGACGCGGCCGTGGACGAGGGGCTGATCGCCGACGCGGCCGCCGTCCTCGCGGACACCCTCGCCCCGGGCGAGTGA
- a CDS encoding alpha/beta fold hydrolase: MGALSPTTVPLSTRSGPAEVTLRRVRAGGVELNVALAGRGPAVLLLHGFPHTWRLWTDVIGALAGRHRVIAPDLRGFGDSARPADGYDAGTLADDAEQLLTALGVTSAAVVGIDAGTPPAFLLAMRRPGLVRRLVVMESLLGGLPGAEEFLAQGPPWWFGFHGEPGLAESVLAGHERTYVEWFLDRGTLGRGVRPDVRDAFVAAYTGREALRGAFGPYRAAAVSDRQLRAAVAGARLTVPALAIGAHPVGRALERQLRPHADRLTGHVLGDCGHIVPLDRPDALLELLLPFLAAGR; this comes from the coding sequence ATGGGTGCCCTGTCCCCCACGACCGTCCCGCTGTCCACCCGTTCCGGGCCCGCCGAGGTCACGCTGCGCCGGGTCAGGGCGGGCGGTGTCGAGCTGAACGTGGCGCTGGCCGGGCGGGGCCCGGCCGTCCTGCTGCTGCACGGCTTCCCGCACACCTGGCGGCTGTGGACCGACGTCATCGGCGCGCTGGCCGGCCGCCACCGGGTGATCGCCCCCGACCTGCGCGGCTTCGGGGACAGCGCCCGGCCTGCGGACGGCTACGACGCGGGCACCCTGGCGGACGACGCGGAACAGCTGCTCACGGCGCTGGGGGTGACCTCAGCGGCGGTGGTGGGCATCGACGCCGGCACCCCGCCCGCCTTCCTGCTGGCGATGCGGCGGCCGGGACTCGTCCGCCGGCTGGTGGTGATGGAATCGCTGCTGGGCGGCCTGCCCGGGGCCGAGGAGTTCCTCGCCCAGGGGCCGCCGTGGTGGTTCGGCTTCCACGGCGAGCCGGGACTGGCGGAGTCCGTGCTCGCCGGGCACGAGCGGACGTATGTGGAGTGGTTCCTCGACCGGGGCACGCTCGGACGCGGGGTGCGGCCCGACGTCCGGGACGCGTTCGTCGCGGCGTACACCGGCAGGGAGGCGCTGCGCGGCGCGTTCGGCCCGTACCGGGCGGCGGCCGTGTCCGACCGGCAGCTCCGCGCGGCCGTGGCCGGGGCCCGGCTGACCGTTCCCGCGCTGGCGATCGGGGCCCACCCGGTGGGCCGCGCGCTGGAGCGCCAGCTGCGGCCGCACGCGGACCGCCTGACCGGGCACGTCCTCGGGGACTGCGGACACATCGTCCCGCTCGACCGCCCGGACGCGCTGCTGGAACTGCTGCTGCCGTTCCTCGCCGCCGGCCGCTGA
- a CDS encoding winged helix-turn-helix transcriptional regulator, protein MTSRATDPAAPGPARGRGDVFDPHCPTRGLLDRIGTKWTSMAVKVLAEHAPGEVRFGELRRRMPGVSQKMLSVTLRSLVRDGLVARRVEPSVPPAVHYRLTPLGRSLEEVLAAVRTWAEEHMAEVDRANAASREDDGG, encoded by the coding sequence GTGACCTCCCGGGCCACGGACCCCGCCGCTCCCGGCCCCGCCCGCGGACGCGGCGACGTGTTCGACCCGCACTGCCCGACCCGCGGACTGCTCGACCGGATCGGCACCAAGTGGACGTCGATGGCGGTCAAGGTCCTGGCGGAGCACGCCCCGGGCGAGGTGCGCTTCGGAGAGCTGCGGCGGCGGATGCCGGGCGTCTCGCAGAAGATGCTCTCGGTGACCCTGCGGAGCCTGGTGCGCGACGGCCTGGTGGCGCGCCGCGTCGAGCCCTCGGTGCCGCCCGCCGTGCACTACCGCCTCACGCCTCTGGGGCGGTCGCTGGAAGAGGTGCTCGCGGCCGTACGGACCTGGGCCGAGGAGCACATGGCCGAGGTGGACCGCGCCAACGCGGCGAGCCGGGAGGACGACGGAGGGTAA